The genomic window CGGCGCGCGCGGTCGGCTGCGTCTCGTCACTTTCGCCAATGCGCAGCGCCTGCAGAAAGACGGAACGTCAACGTTTGCGGCGCCCGCCGACATGCCGCCGCAGCAGGCTGAGCTTGTGCATGTGATCCAGGGAACGGTGGAGCAATCCAACGTCAAGCCGGTGGTGGAAATGGCGCGGCTGATCGAGGTTTCGCGCGCCTATACGCAGCTCGCCACGCTGCTGCAGCAGCACGGCGACATCCGCAGGTCCGCGATCGAGAGGCTGGCCGAAGTGCCGGCCTGACGCGCGGCGACGAGGAGATAGGTCATGAGAGCGTTACACACCGCAGCGACCGGAATGATGGCCCAGGAACTCAACGTTCAGGTCATCTCCAACAATATCGCCAACATGCGGACGACTGGTTACAAGCGCCAGCGCGCCGAATTCCAGGATCTGCTCTACGAACAGGTGCGCCGCGTCGGCACCCAGGCCTCCGCACAGGGCACGCAATTGCCCGCAGGCGTCGAGATCGGCTCCGGCGTCAAGACCGTCGGCACTCCGCGCATCATGACGCAAGGCCCGATGATCCAGTCGGGCAAGGAATACGACGTCGCCATCCGCGGCGAAGGCTTCTTCCAGATTCAAATGCCGGACGGCCGCACCGCCTATACGCGCGACGGCTCCTTTGAAATCGACTCGCAGGGGCGCCTGGTGACGGCGCAAGGCAATCTGGTGCAGCCAGGCATCACCGTGCCGCAGAATGCCAGCGGCTTCACCATCAATGCGCAAGGCCAGGTGTTTGTCACGCCGGTCGGCACGACCACGCCGACGCAGATCGGCCAGCTCGAACTTGCCATCTTCATCAACAAGGCCGGCCTGCAAGGCATCGGCGACAACCTCTATCTGGAAACGCCGGCCTCCGGCACGCCGCAAACCGGTCAGCCGCAAGCGCTCGGCTATGGCAGCCTGCTGCAAGGCAATCTCGAACAGGCGAATGTTGAGGCGGTCAGCGAGATTTCCGATCTGATCGCGGCGCAACGCGCCTACGA from Pseudorhodoplanes sp. includes these protein-coding regions:
- the flgG gene encoding flagellar basal-body rod protein FlgG translates to MRALHTAATGMMAQELNVQVISNNIANMRTTGYKRQRAEFQDLLYEQVRRVGTQASAQGTQLPAGVEIGSGVKTVGTPRIMTQGPMIQSGKEYDVAIRGEGFFQIQMPDGRTAYTRDGSFEIDSQGRLVTAQGNLVQPGITVPQNASGFTINAQGQVFVTPVGTTTPTQIGQLELAIFINKAGLQGIGDNLYLETPASGTPQTGQPQALGYGSLLQGNLEQANVEAVSEISDLIAAQRAYEMNAKVISATDQMLQSTTGMMR